Proteins encoded within one genomic window of Prauserella marina:
- a CDS encoding ABC transporter ATP-binding protein — protein MTERELLPTAGGARTAAAVGELLRPRRLLAFSAFTTLVAATAVGLLTAPLLGHIVDLVADGSTAFTLPIVALVVVALVRGAANAVGLALVSRLGEEMLAGLRERFIEKALGLPLERVELAGSGDLTSRVTNDVAVIAKSVRDALPELGRSVLTIVLTFVGLAVLDWRFLLAALLATPIQLYTVRWYVRRATPLYASQRVKDGAQQQQLLDTVGGSRTVRAFRLGDDHVERVRGRSQDVVDITMRATRLVTRFFSRLNLAEFIGLSAVLVTGFLLVGNQTATIGTATAAALYFHSLFNPINAALALVDDAQSAAASLSRLVGVADLPAEEEPQQPGSPADASVKATAIGHAYVRGHDVLADVDLDINAGERIALVGASGAGKTTLAKLIAGIHRPSSGSVSVGGVGLPELGPAATRETVALISQEVHVFAGELGEDLRLAKPSATDAELRAALDQLGALSWVDSLPDGLSTVVGEGGHRLTVTQAQQLALVRLVLADPPVAILDEATAEAGSTGAKELEKAAGKALAGRTGLVVAHRLTQAAAADRVVVLDAGRVVEAGTHDQLLAEGGRYAALWKAWSGNRTP, from the coding sequence ATGACCGAACGCGAACTCCTGCCAACGGCGGGCGGAGCCAGAACGGCCGCCGCGGTCGGCGAACTGCTGCGACCACGACGACTGCTGGCTTTCTCGGCCTTCACGACACTCGTCGCGGCGACCGCCGTCGGCCTGCTCACCGCGCCGCTGCTCGGGCACATCGTCGATCTCGTCGCCGACGGCAGCACGGCCTTCACACTGCCCATCGTCGCGCTCGTCGTGGTCGCGCTCGTGCGCGGAGCCGCCAACGCGGTGGGTCTCGCGCTCGTCTCCCGGCTCGGCGAGGAAATGCTCGCCGGGCTTCGCGAACGGTTCATCGAGAAGGCACTCGGGCTCCCGCTCGAACGCGTCGAACTGGCCGGGTCGGGCGATCTCACCTCCCGCGTCACCAACGACGTCGCCGTGATCGCCAAGTCGGTGCGCGACGCACTCCCCGAACTGGGCAGATCGGTGCTGACGATCGTGCTGACCTTCGTCGGGCTCGCCGTGCTCGACTGGCGATTCCTGCTCGCCGCGTTGCTCGCGACCCCCATCCAGCTCTACACGGTGCGCTGGTACGTGCGGAGGGCGACGCCGCTCTACGCGAGCCAGCGCGTCAAAGACGGTGCGCAGCAACAACAACTGCTCGACACGGTCGGCGGTTCGCGTACCGTGCGGGCGTTCCGGCTCGGCGACGACCACGTCGAAAGGGTGCGGGGCCGGTCGCAGGACGTCGTCGACATCACCATGCGCGCGACGAGGTTGGTGACGCGATTCTTCTCCCGCCTCAACCTCGCCGAGTTCATCGGGCTCTCCGCCGTGCTCGTCACCGGTTTCCTGCTCGTCGGCAACCAGACCGCCACGATCGGCACGGCGACCGCGGCCGCCCTGTACTTCCACAGCCTGTTCAATCCGATCAACGCGGCGCTGGCGCTCGTCGACGACGCCCAGTCGGCAGCGGCGAGCCTGTCCCGGCTCGTCGGGGTTGCTGACCTACCGGCGGAGGAGGAACCTCAGCAACCCGGCTCGCCCGCCGACGCGTCGGTCAAAGCCACCGCGATCGGGCACGCCTACGTGCGAGGACACGACGTACTCGCAGACGTCGACCTCGACATCAACGCGGGAGAACGGATCGCGCTCGTCGGCGCGAGCGGAGCAGGCAAGACGACGCTCGCCAAACTCATCGCGGGAATCCACCGGCCGAGTTCGGGCTCGGTCTCGGTGGGCGGGGTCGGCTTGCCGGAACTGGGCCCGGCCGCGACGCGCGAGACGGTCGCGCTGATCAGTCAGGAGGTACACGTCTTCGCCGGCGAACTCGGTGAGGACCTCCGGCTCGCGAAACCCAGCGCGACGGACGCGGAACTGCGAGCGGCGCTCGACCAGCTCGGTGCGCTGTCCTGGGTGGACAGTCTTCCTGACGGGTTGTCCACTGTGGTGGGAGAAGGTGGGCATCGGTTGACGGTGACGCAGGCACAGCAGCTCGCCCTCGTGCGGCTGGTGCTGGCCGATCCCCCTGTCGCCATCCTCGACGAGGCGACGGCGGAGGCGGGGAGCACGGGCGCGAAGGAACTGGAAAAGGCAGCCGGAAAGGCGCTTGCCGGGCGTACCGGGTTGGTGGTCGCGCACCGCCTCACCCAGGCGGCCGCGGCCGACCGGGTCGTCGTGCTCGATGCGGGCAGGGTGGTCGAGGCCGGTACGCACGATCAACTGCTTGCCGAGGGTGGCCGGTATGCCGCCCTGTGGAAAGCCTGGTCGGGTAACCGGACCCCCTGA
- a CDS encoding MbtH family protein, which produces MTNPFDDNDGRFYVLVNDEEQHSLWPTFAAVPDGWRIVFGEESREACLAYVEENWTDLRPASIR; this is translated from the coding sequence GTGACGAACCCGTTCGATGACAACGATGGCCGGTTTTATGTGCTCGTGAACGACGAGGAGCAGCATTCGCTGTGGCCGACGTTCGCGGCGGTGCCGGATGGCTGGCGAATCGTGTTCGGTGAGGAAAGCAGGGAAGCCTGCCTCGCCTATGTGGAGGAGAACTGGACGGATCTGAGGCCGGCCAGCATCCGCTGA